The Rhodospirillales bacterium genome includes the window GGCGGGAATCCCGCTGACCTGCACTTCGACCAACGCTCCGACGCTGTTGCCGTCCTTGCGGACATCTTCGAGATATTTGGTCCAGTGGCCAATAATGCCATCCCACGGCGCAAAAAACGGGTTCTTATCAACCTCGTCCCAGTCTCGATGCTCTGGGTCAATCTTAAGAGATCCGATTTGCACCACACCGCCGCGAATAATAACTTCTGGTCCGATCTGGGTCGTCAGAATTTTACGGGCAATCGCCCCCGCCGCCACGCGCATCGCGGTCTCCCGTGCCGAAGACCGCCCACCGCCGCGATAATCGCGGATACCGTATTTCTCCATATAGGTAAAATCGGCATGGCCGGGACGGAACTTGTCCTTGATATCGCTGTAATCCTTGGATTTCTGGTCCTGATTTTCAATCACCAGTGCAATCGGCGTCCCGGTCGTCAAGCCTTCGAATACCCCGGACAGGATTTTCACCTGATCGGGTTCCTTGCGCTGGGTGGTAAATTTGGATTGCCCCGGACGGCGTTTATCCAAAAAGGGCTGTATATCAGCTTCGGAAAGCGGAATGCGGGGCGGCACGCCATCGACCACACATCCTATCGCCGGGCCGTGGCTCTCCCCCCACGTCGTATATTGAAACAATGTACCAAAACGATTCCCGGTCAAGCCGCTTCCTCGCTGTCATCCTTCGGGGCAAAGCTGTTGAGCAACTCTGCCGTTTTTGCGGCATTATCAACCGCGCACATTCCAACAGTATGGAATCCGCTGTCAACATGAAGGACTTCGCCCGTCACGCCGCTTCCCAGATCGGAGAGCAGGAACAGACCGGAATTCCCGACTTCCTCAATCGTCACGTTCCGGCGCAGCGGCGCGTTATATTCATTCCATTTCAAAATCGCGCGGAAATCACCGATCCCGCTGGCGGCCAGCGTTTTGATTGGCCCGGCAGAAATCGCATTCACGCGCACACCCTTCGGCCCCAGATCAGCCGCCAGATAGCGCACAGAGGCCTCCAGCCCGGCTTTCGCCACGCCCATCACGTTATAGTGCGGCATCACGCGCTCCGCCCCGTAATAGGTCAGCGTCAACATCGAGCCTCCTTCATTCATTAACGGCGCCGCCCGTTGCGCCACGGCGGTAAAGGAATAGATCGAAATATCCATCGTACGCTTGAAATTCTCGCGCGTGGTGTCAAGATACAAACCATCCAGCTCGTTCTTGTCGGAAAAAGCAATCGCATGAACCACAAAATCTATGCTGCCCCATTTTTCCTTCAGCGTATCGAAAACCGTGTCCAGACCGGCATCATCAGTAACATCACAAGGCAGGACGATATCAGATCCAACACGCTCGGCCAGTGGTTTTACGCGTTTTTCCAGCGCTTCACCCTGATAGGTAAAAGCCAGTTCAGCCCCCTGATCGGCCAGCGCTTTGGTGATCCCCCAGGCAATCGAGCGCTCGTTTGCCACACCCATAATCAATCCGCGCTTTCCAGCCATAATTCCATTATTTTGCGTCATGCGTATCCCATCCTAAATCGTACGGTAAATTTATCAGTAGAATTGCGTGTGATTTCTGCACATTCAAGCGAATTTGTCCAGCCCTAGCATAAATGAAAAACCGCCATAAACCGGAAAATTTGAGATTTTGTTAACCCGCCGGTGCTACATTACGCTTGGGCATATAAATTTTCTATGGAATTTCATGACGTTAAAGCTCGACACAGTTAGACAGACATGTATGGCCATCTCCCGCCAGGTGATGGACTGCTTTGACTCGCTTTATATCCATTATATCGTCCACCACGACGGACAACTCACCGAAGCGCTGGGCGTCGCCAGCCACGAGATTCTGCACCATCCCGCCGCCCAGACAGCCCTGCACCTCCTGACCCATGGGACCACAGGACACGATTCCTCACTGCTGGGGACAGCCGTAGCCCAGAAAAAGCTTTTTCTGGGGCTGTCACGGGAAACATCCTATATGGCCTTGTGTACGCTCAATCTGGATCAGTTTAAAACCCTGACGGAAGCCCGGCGCGAGGCGTATCGTCTGGCGTGGCACGCAATCGACACTATTAAATACCGCGACCATACCTATAACGTGCAAACCGGCGAAAGAGATATCATCGTGCGCAAGCGAAACGCTCTGCAAATGGGGGATGCCAACCTGCATGCCGACATCTTCAGCGCCTTCATGTGTGCATTACAAAAAGACAGCGCCGCCATCGAGCAAACCGCCAAAATGCGGGCGGCCAACGTTCTGTCCTGTCTGCCCGGCCATCTTTCGCACCTGTTTCCTTATCCTTTGGCCATGGACACAACGTATTTCGCCTATGCCAAACAACAAAACAAACATGTGCTGAAAAACCGGATGCTGCCGCTGGCTTTGAAGATGACCGAGAACATCGCCCAGCATTTCGATCAGGACGTCATAAAAAGCTGGCTCCTGTTCAGCGAAGCCGCGCAAGATATGGCGTGGCAGGGATTTTCCCAAGAAGACATATTGAGCGCCGCCATCAACACCAGCGACAACACGCAAGTCCGCTCTGCCGGTTACCTTGTTTCCGAACTCACCGGCATCGAACCGGCGCCGATTTTTAGCGCTATGGTCCAATATAGCGCGTTTGCCGACAGCCAGTTTAATGAAAAACTGCATGATGAAATGGTGCAAAAGGTTTTTGAAGATGTCATTGCGCAAGGCTTAAAACTGAAAAGTATTTCCCCCTTCCTCGACACCGCCAACTTACAGAATGAAAGACTTGTCTTCGCCCAAACGCTGGGGTGGTGCGCCGAAGCCCTGCAGGATTCAGCCAAAGTCTTCGAACAGGCTTTGAGCAGCGGCGGCAACCCGGAAACGTCCGCGCGCCAGCGGTTTGAAGAACGGCAAAAGAAAACCCTCTGGGAAGACCTGGAAGATCTGGGCCGCACCATAGTCAAACGAAACCGCGACGGCGAAACCGTGACAATGGACGCCTTGCCGGAGCTGTGTAAGAACAAGGCCGGTCTGGCCGCCATCAAGAAATCAATGGACCGTACCCTGTCTCAACCGGCCTACCGCGCCAAGATGGAAGCTGCCGGCCCCCGCGGGCTGACCTCTTTGTCACCGGCCGGCCCCGGACTGAAAGCCCCGCCGACAATTACGCCGCGCACACCGGGACTGGGACCGTCCGTACAGGCACCGCCGCCGCCCGGACTGGGGCTGGGCGGAAAACCGGCCAGTCCGCCGCCGCGCACGCCGCCCGTGGAGAACACGACGACACAGGAAACTGTTACCGAACAACGCGAATAAAAAGAAAGGCCGCTCTCTCAAGCGGCCTTCTTCATCAGATATTACCTTAGGAAAAACTAGATAATTTCCCACGTCCCATCGGGGTTCTGGCAAGCCGTACCGACACCGGTTTCGGCCTTGCCGCCGATGTAAATGGTTTGTTCGTATTCACGGCAGTAACGGCCTTTATTGCTGGTCCCTTCCTGCGTCGGGGTGTAGGAACCGCTGTTGCCGCTTTCCGGGTTGCTCCATGCGACCGTTTCACCGATCGGCGCTTTGTAAGCGTTCAGCTGTGCCTGCTGCATATACATGCGGTCGGCTGCATCCAGCGACCGTCCGATCTCGCTACCGATCAGCGTACCGAGCAAAACGCCCGCGCCCGTCGCCCACAAACGGCCGGAACCGCTACCAATCTGGGAACCGGCCAAGCCGCCCAGTACCGCGCCGCCCAGGCCGCCCATCGTTTCTTTCTGGCCCCAGTCGGTCGTCTGACAACCGGCCAAAGCCACGGAAGCCGCCACAGCGCTTACTAAAATCATATTCTTCATGCGTTGATCGCCTTTCTCTCTTGATTAAAAATCAAATCGTATAAACATCTAGGCATAGACATAGTACAAAACAAGGCATAAAACCACAAAAACCATAAAAATACAGAGGGAAAAATGAAGATCGAGACATTCGAAACCGCCGCCGAGGCTCCGGACGACCCGTTTACCCTGTTCCATATCTGGTATGCGGAGGAACAGGCCGCCGAGGATATTTTCCCCGATTCCATGTGCCTCGCCACCGCCGACGCGCAAGGCCGCCCGTCCGCGCGCATAATGCTGCTCAAGGGACTCGATGAACGCGGCTTTGTCTTCTACACCAACAAGCAAAGCCGCAAGGGCGACGACCTCGACCAAAACCCGCAGGCCGCCCTGTGCTTTTACTGGAAAGGCCCGGAAAGGCAGGTCCGCGTCGAGGGCAAAATCGAACATGTCAGCGCCGAAGAATCCGACGAGTATTTCGCCACCCGCCCGCGCGGCAGCCAGATCGGCGCCTGGGCGTCCCGGCAATCACAGCCGCTGGCCCGCCGCACCGAGCTATTCGACCGCGTCGGGGAAAACGAGCTCAAACATGAAAACGATGAAATCGTTCCCCGCCCGCCGCACTGGGGCGGCTATCGCCTCGTCCCCGACCATATCGAGTTCTGGCGCATGGGCGACTTCCGCCTCCATACCCGCATCCTCTATACAAGGCACGGTGAACTGTGGGCGAAAGAGATGCTGAATCCGTGAGAAAAAAATTTTTTAGCATTTATTCAAGAAATATGATAAAAAAATTAGTCATAATAAAAAACGATAAAAAAATGAACGACTACAAACCAGCTATTGCCGAAACAAACCAGTCAAAAATTTATACGCATAACCGTGCCCATATCGCACTAGGGCATGCCTTTTCCCTGACCTGCCGTCAGGATGAAAACATCACAACAATGGGGGCTCTAAAGACGCTCGCCCCCGAACAATTGCGCGGCATTTTCAATGATCTGGTGAATCATGAAATAACAAGCGCTCCCGACAATCAAGGAGCTCTCATCATATTTCATGCCATCGACCCAGCAGACGAGATCAATCTGACCAATTCAAAACTCGCCAACCTTCATTTTCATGTCATCAGCGGACCGCTAGCAGAAGATAGTCAGTATATCCAAACTGAAAAAACATACGTCCCTCACCCCAATCCGGATATCACTGAAACTGTGCGTAGCATGGTTGAAAGAGAACAGGTTTCTTCATGGGATATTCTGAAACTAGGCACCAATAGCGGCGGAGAAGCCGCTATACACAATATTCTGGTCCATCCGGGATTCCGCAAACTGTCCGATCTGGCTACAAATGGCAGCGATGCTGATATTGAATTGTTCCGCGAAAACATGATCGAATTAATCGCCCCCTTCACAGAAGATGGGGTTGGCGGTACAAGAATTATCATTGATGAGCGTTATAATAACACGGGCATGCTGACGGTTCACGCCATTGGCGGCGAACTGCTGGGACACCCCCCCGATCCAAAGCACCGCTGGTTTAATCGACCGTCACCGTAATTTTATAAACACCCACTCTGGAATTTTTCATGGGGAACCGCTATATTGCCCCCTATGACAAACGCACAGACAAAAGAATCCATGGATCACGAAGAAACCCTGTCCTTTTCCGCCGACGTAGCGCGGCTGCTGGAAATCGTCGCACACGCGCTGTACTCGAACAAGGAAGTGTTCCTGCGTGAGCTGATCTCCAACGCCGCCGATGCCTGCGACCGCCTGCGCTATGACGCGCTGGAAAATCCGGCTTTAAGCGCCGGCGATAGTGATTTCAAAATCCACGTCACCAAGGACACCGACGCCCGCACCGTGACCGTCCGTGATAACGGCATCGGCATGACCCGCGACGAACTGGTCGAAAACCTCGGCACCATTGCCAAATCCGGCACCCGCGCCCTGATGGAACAGGCCGCGCAAGCCAAAGACAGCAAGGATAAACTCTCCCTGATCGGCCAGTTCGGCGTCGGGTTTTACGCCGGCTTCATGGTCGCCGATAAAATCGCCGTGATCTCGCAAAAGGCGGGAGACAGTCAGGCATGGCACTGGGAATCCGACGGCCGCAGCGGCTTTACCATCCGCGAAGCAACCAAAGACGAATCAGAAAAACTCGCCGGAACCCACGGCACCGCCATCGTCCTGCACATCAACGACGATTCGAGCGAATATCTGATCGACCAGAAACTCGAAGAGGTCATCAAAACCTATTCCGATCATATCGGCTTCCCGATTTACCTCGGCGATTTCCCGGAGCCTGTCAACCGCGCCGGCGCCCTGTGGATGCGCCCGAAAAATGAGATTACGACCGAAGATTACGATGCGTTTTACAAACATATCGGCCATGGCATGGATGAACCGCTAGCGACCCACCACTGGCACGCGGAAGGCAAGATCGAATACACCGCCCTGCTCTTCACTCCGACGCTGCGCCCATGGGACCTGTACGATCCGGGCCGCAAACACGCCGTGCGCCTCTACGTCAAACGCGTGTTCATCAGCGATGATTGCGACGGCTTGATGTACCCGTGGCTGCGGTTCCTGCGCGGCGTCATCGACAGCGAAGACCTGCCGCTGAACATCAGCCGCGAAATGCTGCAACACAATCCGGTGATTGCCAAAATCCGCTCTGGCGTTGCCAAGCGTATCCTGAGCGATCTCGATAGACTGTCCCGTGACAACGATGTTGATTTCACAAATTTCTGGAATCAGTTCGGCGCCGTTCTTAAAGAAGGACTTTATGACGCCCCCGAACACCGCGAAGCGATCCTGAAAGTCACACGGTTTTTCTCAACGCATGAGGAAAACAAACTGACCTCTCTCGCCGATTACGCCGAACGCATGAAAGACGGTCAGGACGCGATTTACTATATCAGCGGCGAAAACATGGAAAACCTCAAGAATTCACCACAGCTCGAAGGCTTCAAGGCGCGCGGGCTGGAAGTCCTGTTCTTCACCGATACAATCGATGATTTCTGGCTGCAAAACGTATCCGATTTCGACGGCAAACCGTTTAAATCGATCACCAAAGGCAATATCGATCTCGATCGTTTCGAAAACCAAAAAGACAAAGAAAAACAAGAAGATGCCGGCGACAGCGAAAGCACAGACCTCGCCCCGTTGATCGAAAAAATGAAAACCATCCTGTCCGAAGATGTCGGCGAAGTGCGCGTCTCCAAACGCCTGACCGACTCCCCGGTTTGCCTCGTCGCGGCAGACGGCAGCGTCGACATGCACATGGAACGCGTCCTGAAAATCCATCAGA containing:
- the aroC gene encoding chorismate synthase, whose product is MTGNRFGTLFQYTTWGESHGPAIGCVVDGVPPRIPLSEADIQPFLDKRRPGQSKFTTQRKEPDQVKILSGVFEGLTTGTPIALVIENQDQKSKDYSDIKDKFRPGHADFTYMEKYGIRDYRGGGRSSARETAMRVAAGAIARKILTTQIGPEVIIRGGVVQIGSLKIDPEHRDWDEVDKNPFFAPWDGIIGHWTKYLEDVRKDGNSVGALVEVQVSGIPAGLGAPVYDKLDADLAKALMSINAAKGVEIGSGFETVALTGVENADEIRIGKDGAAEFQSNHAGGILGGISSGQDIVARVAFKPTSSILTPRRTIDKDGNETDIVTKGRHDPCVGIRGVPVAEAMVACVLADHWLRHKAQCL
- the fabI gene encoding enoyl-ACP reductase FabI, which gives rise to MTQNNGIMAGKRGLIMGVANERSIAWGITKALADQGAELAFTYQGEALEKRVKPLAERVGSDIVLPCDVTDDAGLDTVFDTLKEKWGSIDFVVHAIAFSDKNELDGLYLDTTRENFKRTMDISIYSFTAVAQRAAPLMNEGGSMLTLTYYGAERVMPHYNVMGVAKAGLEASVRYLAADLGPKGVRVNAISAGPIKTLAASGIGDFRAILKWNEYNAPLRRNVTIEEVGNSGLFLLSDLGSGVTGEVLHVDSGFHTVGMCAVDNAAKTAELLNSFAPKDDSEEAA
- a CDS encoding glycine zipper 2TM domain-containing protein, with protein sequence MKNMILVSAVAASVALAGCQTTDWGQKETMGGLGGAVLGGLAGSQIGSGSGRLWATGAGVLLGTLIGSEIGRSLDAADRMYMQQAQLNAYKAPIGETVAWSNPESGNSGSYTPTQEGTSNKGRYCREYEQTIYIGGKAETGVGTACQNPDGTWEII
- the pdxH gene encoding pyridoxamine 5'-phosphate oxidase, with the translated sequence MKIETFETAAEAPDDPFTLFHIWYAEEQAAEDIFPDSMCLATADAQGRPSARIMLLKGLDERGFVFYTNKQSRKGDDLDQNPQAALCFYWKGPERQVRVEGKIEHVSAEESDEYFATRPRGSQIGAWASRQSQPLARRTELFDRVGENELKHENDEIVPRPPHWGGYRLVPDHIEFWRMGDFRLHTRILYTRHGELWAKEMLNP
- the htpG gene encoding molecular chaperone HtpG; the encoded protein is MDHEETLSFSADVARLLEIVAHALYSNKEVFLRELISNAADACDRLRYDALENPALSAGDSDFKIHVTKDTDARTVTVRDNGIGMTRDELVENLGTIAKSGTRALMEQAAQAKDSKDKLSLIGQFGVGFYAGFMVADKIAVISQKAGDSQAWHWESDGRSGFTIREATKDESEKLAGTHGTAIVLHINDDSSEYLIDQKLEEVIKTYSDHIGFPIYLGDFPEPVNRAGALWMRPKNEITTEDYDAFYKHIGHGMDEPLATHHWHAEGKIEYTALLFTPTLRPWDLYDPGRKHAVRLYVKRVFISDDCDGLMYPWLRFLRGVIDSEDLPLNISREMLQHNPVIAKIRSGVAKRILSDLDRLSRDNDVDFTNFWNQFGAVLKEGLYDAPEHREAILKVTRFFSTHEENKLTSLADYAERMKDGQDAIYYISGENMENLKNSPQLEGFKARGLEVLFFTDTIDDFWLQNVSDFDGKPFKSITKGNIDLDRFENQKDKEKQEDAGDSESTDLAPLIEKMKTILSEDVGEVRVSKRLTDSPVCLVAADGSVDMHMERVLKIHQSYTPQSKRVLEINGKHPLIKKIASLTTCHSDPRESGAEESKDPSLSSQDDMIEDATYLLLDQAKIIQGEPVSNPSRFARSIAAFMERGLQ